GCGCCGCCACGATGCCGGCTCCCGACGGGGCGCCGATGTCGACCCCCTGGTGCTGGCGGCCCCAGCGGGGCCCGTACTCGCTCGTCACCGGTCCGCTCGCCGGCCACACCCAGCCGCCCTGCGCGACGGGGGGCACGACGGACGTTGCGGCCCCGCCCGCGGAGCGGCTCGCACGCGGGGCCGCCGCCGCCCGGCTGGCGCGCCGGGCCATCGTCGCGAGCTCGCGGCTCTCCGCCTCGAGGTGGCGTTCCTGCGCCTCGAGCTGGGTTACCGCCTCGGAGCTCGCCGCGAACACGAGCGCGCGGTCGTTGCGCAGATCGGCGACCTCGGCGTGGAGGTGACGCTGCTGGTCGAGCACCCGTGCGAGCGTCGCCTCCTCCTCCTCGAGGACCTCTCGCTGCGCGTCGACGGCGATCCCGGCGGCCGACACGCTCTCGAGGCTGCGCCGGTCCGCCGAGGCGACGATGTCGATGTAGGAGGACCGCCGGACGGCCTCTGTGGGGTTGTCGGCGGCGAGCAGGGCGTCCATCGGGCCGCCGCCACCGCCCCGCTTGTAGAGCTCCACCGCCCGGTTGCGCATGACCCGTCGGCGCTCGGTCGCCTGGTGCTGGAGGTCGGCGAGATGATCGCGTGCGTCGTCGACCGCCTGCTGCTGGCGCTGCACCGCCTGCTCAGCCTGGCCCACGGCCGCGAGCACCTGCGCGAGATGGGCCTCGGCCTCGCGCAGCGCCGCTGCGTCCTGCGACTGACGGGCGCGGGCGGCGTCGAGCTGAGTCTTGACCGCGGCCACCTTCTGGCGCGTCTGGGTCAGGCGCCGCTCCTCGGTCGAGCGCCCGCCGCCGGAGTGCGCCCCCGCAGGGACGAGCAAGGTACCGAGCATCACCGCCACGAGGGCCATGACGACGGTTGCCTGCAATCGTCTGCGGTGCGCTTCCTGCACTGGCTCCATGTCCCGATCGCGCGCCCCTCGAGGCGGCGCCCCCGGGAACGGGCACGCCGACAACGCTGAGGAGCTCACCAAGTTGTGGGGAAGACTCGCGGA
This is a stretch of genomic DNA from Egibacteraceae bacterium. It encodes these proteins:
- a CDS encoding peptidoglycan DD-metalloendopeptidase family protein; amino-acid sequence: MEPVQEAHRRRLQATVVMALVAVMLGTLLVPAGAHSGGGRSTEERRLTQTRQKVAAVKTQLDAARARQSQDAAALREAEAHLAQVLAAVGQAEQAVQRQQQAVDDARDHLADLQHQATERRRVMRNRAVELYKRGGGGGPMDALLAADNPTEAVRRSSYIDIVASADRRSLESVSAAGIAVDAQREVLEEEEATLARVLDQQRHLHAEVADLRNDRALVFAASSEAVTQLEAQERHLEAESRELATMARRASRAAAAPRASRSAGGAATSVVPPVAQGGWVWPASGPVTSEYGPRWGRQHQGVDIGAPSGAGIVAARAGTVGFTGTMGGYGSMTLIDHGGGIVTAYAHQSRIMVSRGQQVSAGERIGSVGCSGSCTGPHLHFEVRVNGSARNPRGYLP